The Corynebacterium mycetoides genome includes the window GCCTCCTTGATGCGGTAGCGGCGGTAGTCGCTCTTTTTCGGCAGCCCGTCCTCGAACACCACCAGCGAGGCGACGACGTCGGTGCCCTGGATGTGGGAGATATCGGTGCACTCCATGCGCAAAGGGGCCTCGTCCATCCCGAGCGCGTCCTGGATGTCCTGCAGCGCCTGGGAGCGGGCCGTGAGATCGCCCACCCGCCGCAGCTTGTGCTGGCGCAGCGCCTCGACGGCGTTGCGGTTGACGGTCTGCATGAGCGCAGCCTTGTCGCCGCGCTGCGGCACGCGGATGTCCACGGGCCCGCCGCGCAGCTCGGCGAGCAGCTCCGCGACGTCGCCGGCCTCCTCCGGCAGGGTGTCCACGAGGATCTCGTGCGGGATGGGCACGGCGGCCCCGGCCGGGGCGTGTGACTCCTGGTCGACCCCTCTGCGGCGCACCTTCGACGCACGCAGACGGGCGTCTTCCGCCTCCTCCTCGCGCGCTCGGTCCACGATGTCGGAGTAATACTGCACGAGGAAGTCGCGCATGAGCGCGGGCAGCGCCGGGTCCTCCTGGCCCTCGTCCAGCCTCTCGAGGCTGCCCGGCTCGTCGCCGGTCTTTTCCACCACCCAGCCGCGCTGGGCGCGGATGCGGCCGTCACGCACGACGAAGATCTGCGCCGCCGCCTCCAGCTCGTCGGTGTCGAAGGCGATGATGTCTGCGTCCGTTCCCACTGACAAGACCACGGTCTGGCGCTCCATGACCTTGTTCACAGCATCGAGGTCGTCGCGCAACCGCGCCGCTTTCTCGAACTCGAGCTCGGCGGCCGCGTCGTTCATGCGCTGGGTCAGCTGCTTCACCACGTCGTCGGTGCGCCCGGACATGAACCCCATGAAGCCGCGCACCGTCTGGTCGTACTCCTCCTCGGTCACCCGGCCCACGCACGGCGCGGAGCACTTGTCGATGTACCCGAGCAGGCAGGGCCTGCCGAGCGCTTCGTGGCGGTTATACACCCCGTTCGAACACGTGCGGATGGGGAAGACGCGGGTGAGCAGGTCGAGTGTCTCCCGCACCGCCCACGCGTGCGAGAACGGGCCGAAATAGCGCACGCCCTTGCGCCGCGGCCCGCGGTAGAAGAACGCGCGCGGGAACTTCTCCCCCACGCTGACTGCCAGCATGGGGTAGCTCTTGTCGTCGCGGTACATGACGTTGAACCACGGGTCGAAGCGCTTGATCCACGTGTACTCGAGCTGCAGCGCCTCGACCTCGCTCGCCACCACGGTCCACTCGACGGAGGAGGCGGTGGTGACCATCTGGCGGGTGCGCGGGTGCAGCTGGTTGAGCGGCTGGAAGTAGTTGTTCAGCCGGGAGCGCAGGTTTTTCGCCTTGCCCACGTACACGACGCGGCCGGAAGGGTCGCGGAACTTGTACACCCCCGGCTCCGTCGGGATCGTCCCGGGCGCCGGGCGGTAGGTTTCAGGGTTCGCCATCGGCGCCTAGCTCTCGGGCATGTATTCGGCTTCGAGGGCACGGAACTTATCGACGGCCTCGAGCGCGCGCTTTCCGTCTCCCGACTGGATCGCCCACAGCGGCACGTACTCGAACTCCGGCAACTCGAGCCGGGCCATGCGCGCCGAGCGCGGGAAGGACAGGCCGTAAATGACGAGCCAGGGGTAGAAGCGGGTGCCAATGATGTTGCGGACCTCGACCCCGTCTTTGTTTACCCGCACTCGAGGCCGGGTGAGGCAAATCCAGGACACCACGGAAATGATGAGGCCGATTCCGGGGAACGCGATTTTGTCTACCGGGGTGAACGTCATCCCGGTGAACTCGACGTCGAGCACGGCGGCCATGAAGATGTGCACCGCCATGACGAGCACGACCCAGCCGGCGGCCACCTTGCGCAGAAACGGCGACGTGATCTCTAGCTCCCACGGCGCGGACGAGGTGACGGCGTGGGGGTCCGCCGCGTAGAGCCGCAGCAGTTCCTCGTCGCTCAGCTTGTTACCCGTCATGTCCTAACCTCTTTCCTGCTTCCGCCCCACAACCCGGACTTTGGCCAGCTCCACAGCCGCGCCGAGAGCGGCGGCGACGGCGTCGGCGCCCTTGTCTTCCTTCGCGTCCTCACCGCCGGCGCGCTCCAGCGCCTGGTCCTCGTCGTCCACGGTGAGGACGCCGTTGCCCACCGGCGTCTCCTCGTCTAAGGCAACGCGCGTCAGGCCGGCCGTCACGGACTCACAGACGTAGGTGAAGTGCGCCGTCTCGCCGCGG containing:
- the uvrC gene encoding excinuclease ABC subunit UvrC, which produces MANPETYRPAPGTIPTEPGVYKFRDPSGRVVYVGKAKNLRSRLNNYFQPLNQLHPRTRQMVTTASSVEWTVVASEVEALQLEYTWIKRFDPWFNVMYRDDKSYPMLAVSVGEKFPRAFFYRGPRRKGVRYFGPFSHAWAVRETLDLLTRVFPIRTCSNGVYNRHEALGRPCLLGYIDKCSAPCVGRVTEEEYDQTVRGFMGFMSGRTDDVVKQLTQRMNDAAAELEFEKAARLRDDLDAVNKVMERQTVVLSVGTDADIIAFDTDELEAAAQIFVVRDGRIRAQRGWVVEKTGDEPGSLERLDEGQEDPALPALMRDFLVQYYSDIVDRAREEEAEDARLRASKVRRRGVDQESHAPAGAAVPIPHEILVDTLPEEAGDVAELLAELRGGPVDIRVPQRGDKAALMQTVNRNAVEALRQHKLRRVGDLTARSQALQDIQDALGMDEAPLRMECTDISHIQGTDVVASLVVFEDGLPKKSDYRRYRIKEAAGEGRSDDVGSIAEVTRRRFLRFNEDKLANPDEEAASVMFADEAADVETTGNRRFAYPPQLFIVDGGKPQVNAAQAVFDELGIVDVQLIGLAKRLEEIWVPDDDEPVILPRNSEGMYLLQQIRDEAHRFAITYHRQQRSKRMRASALDGVPGLGPARRSDLVKHFGSVKKIREASVDDIQQVKGVGPKLAQTIYEHLHPADG
- a CDS encoding PH domain-containing protein, with product MTGNKLSDEELLRLYAADPHAVTSSAPWELEITSPFLRKVAAGWVVLVMAVHIFMAAVLDVEFTGMTFTPVDKIAFPGIGLIISVVSWICLTRPRVRVNKDGVEVRNIIGTRFYPWLVIYGLSFPRSARMARLELPEFEYVPLWAIQSGDGKRALEAVDKFRALEAEYMPES
- the ribH gene encoding 6,7-dimethyl-8-ribityllumazine synthase: MSHQGAPEIPRANAEGMTVAIVSTRWNEKIVSQLHARAVETARGFGAKVDEYWVAGALELPVVVQACARRYDAVVALGCVIRGETAHFTYVCESVTAGLTRVALDEETPVGNGVLTVDDEDQALERAGGEDAKEDKGADAVAAALGAAVELAKVRVVGRKQERG